From the Priestia koreensis genome, one window contains:
- a CDS encoding YpdA family putative bacillithiol disulfide reductase — protein sequence MQKEEVIIIGGGPCGLAAAIAFQNEGIDALVIEKGNIVNAIYHYPTHQTFFSSSEKLEIGDVAFIIEQRKPKRNQALAYYRQVAKRKDLRIHPFEKVEDVTKQDDGAFRLRTTKQTYEAKHVVIATGYYDHPNYMNVPGEELSKVAHYFKEGHPYFDKDVVVIGGKNSSVDAALELVKCGARVTVLYRGSEYSSSIKPWILPEFEALVRNGEVRMEFNAAVKEITEDTVVYEQNGNECRLKNDFVFAMTGYHPDHSFIQKMGVEIDAETGRPVHNVDTMETNVEGIFIAGVIAAGNNVNEIFIENGRFHGGQIASYVTQKRGV from the coding sequence ATGCAGAAAGAAGAAGTAATTATTATTGGGGGAGGTCCTTGTGGATTAGCAGCGGCGATTGCTTTTCAAAATGAAGGGATCGATGCCCTAGTGATTGAAAAGGGGAACATTGTGAATGCGATTTATCACTATCCGACTCATCAAACGTTTTTTAGCTCAAGTGAAAAGTTAGAAATTGGTGATGTTGCATTTATTATTGAACAGCGGAAGCCAAAGCGTAATCAAGCGCTCGCTTATTATCGCCAGGTAGCAAAACGCAAAGATTTACGTATCCATCCTTTTGAAAAGGTAGAAGATGTGACGAAGCAGGATGACGGAGCATTTCGCTTGCGTACGACAAAGCAAACGTATGAAGCGAAGCACGTTGTCATCGCAACAGGTTACTACGATCATCCTAATTACATGAACGTGCCAGGAGAAGAACTCTCAAAAGTGGCGCACTATTTCAAAGAGGGACATCCTTATTTTGATAAAGATGTGGTGGTAATAGGAGGAAAAAATTCGAGCGTGGACGCAGCGCTTGAACTTGTGAAATGTGGAGCAAGAGTGACAGTTCTCTACCGTGGCAGCGAATATTCTTCGAGTATTAAACCATGGATTTTACCAGAATTTGAAGCCCTTGTTCGCAATGGTGAAGTGCGTATGGAATTCAATGCGGCTGTGAAAGAAATAACGGAAGACACCGTAGTTTATGAGCAAAATGGCAACGAATGTCGTCTGAAAAACGATTTCGTTTTTGCGATGACAGGCTACCATCCTGACCACAGCTTTATTCAAAAAATGGGTGTGGAGATCGACGCAGAAACGGGTAGACCTGTTCATAATGTCGATACGATGGAAACAAATGTAGAAGGTATTTTTATTGCAGGTGTCATTGCAGCAGGTAACAACGTGAATGAAATCTTCATTGAAAACGGTCGTTTTCACGGTGGACAAATCGCATCCTACGTTACACAAAAAAGAGGCGTATAA
- a CDS encoding Glu/Leu/Phe/Val family dehydrogenase, with the protein MVADKTQDQKHDQEDKHDVLKATQIVIHKALDKLGYPEEVYELLKEPLRMMTVKIPVRMDDGSVKIFTGYRAQHNDAVGPTKGGIRFHPLVSEKEVKALSIWMSLKCGIVDLPYGGGKGGIVCDPRNMSFGELERLSRGYVRAISQIVGPTKDIPAPDVFTNSQIMAWMMDEYSRIDEFNSPGFITGKPLVLGGSHGRETATAKGVTLCIREAAKRKGINLEGARVVVQGFGNAGSFLAKFMHDAGAKVIAISDAYGALHDPEGLDIDYLLDRRDSFGTVTKLFNNTITNKELLELECDILVPAAIENQITEENAHDIRAKIVVEAANGPTTLEATQILTERGILLVPDVLASAGGVTVSYFEWVQNNQGYYWTEEEVEEKLEKVMVKSFNSIYETAQTRKVDMRLAAYMVGVRKMAEASRFRGWI; encoded by the coding sequence ATGGTAGCCGACAAAACACAAGATCAAAAACACGACCAAGAAGACAAGCATGATGTTTTAAAAGCAACGCAAATTGTAATACATAAAGCTTTAGACAAACTAGGCTATCCTGAAGAAGTTTATGAATTGTTAAAAGAGCCGCTTCGTATGATGACGGTGAAAATACCTGTTCGCATGGATGATGGCTCGGTTAAGATTTTTACTGGCTATCGTGCTCAGCACAACGATGCGGTAGGTCCAACAAAGGGAGGAATTCGATTTCATCCCCTAGTAAGTGAAAAAGAAGTGAAAGCGCTTTCTATTTGGATGAGCCTTAAATGCGGCATTGTTGATTTGCCGTATGGTGGTGGTAAAGGTGGAATCGTATGTGACCCAAGAAACATGTCATTCGGTGAGCTTGAGCGACTTAGCCGTGGTTATGTAAGGGCGATCAGCCAAATAGTAGGTCCTACAAAAGATATTCCAGCTCCAGACGTATTTACGAACTCGCAAATTATGGCATGGATGATGGATGAATATAGTCGTATTGATGAATTTAATTCACCTGGTTTCATTACTGGGAAGCCCCTTGTTTTAGGAGGCTCCCATGGACGCGAAACGGCAACAGCAAAAGGCGTAACGCTTTGTATACGTGAAGCTGCAAAACGTAAAGGAATTAACCTTGAAGGGGCTCGCGTAGTGGTACAAGGGTTTGGAAATGCAGGAAGCTTCTTAGCAAAGTTCATGCATGATGCAGGAGCAAAGGTTATTGCGATTTCGGATGCTTATGGTGCCCTTCATGACCCAGAAGGTCTAGATATTGATTACTTATTAGACCGACGTGACAGTTTTGGAACGGTTACAAAGCTCTTCAACAATACGATTACGAATAAAGAACTGCTTGAATTAGAATGTGATATTTTAGTTCCTGCAGCAATTGAGAATCAAATTACGGAAGAAAATGCGCATGACATCCGTGCAAAAATCGTCGTAGAGGCGGCCAACGGTCCAACGACGTTAGAAGCAACGCAAATTCTCACAGAGCGCGGCATTTTACTTGTCCCAGACGTTCTTGCCAGTGCAGGCGGCGTTACAGTATCCTATTTTGAATGGGTTCAAAATAATCAAGGCTACTATTGGACAGAAGAAGAAGTAGAAGAAAAGCTTGAAAAAGTAATGGTGAAATCATTCAATAGTATTTATGAAACGGCTCAAACGCGTAAAGTTGATATGCGTCTTGCAGCGTATATGGTTGGGGTTCGAAAGATGGCGGAAGCATCTCGTTTCCGCGGGTGGATCTAA
- a CDS encoding genetic competence negative regulator — protein MRLERLNYDKIKIFLTLDDLLDRGLTKEDLWRNSLKVQQLFRDMIEQASEELDFKPTQFLSVEVFSLQAQGMVVIVTTRDEVYEDDLEDDYANDYIEMQVTLDESHDMFFEFQTFEDVIQLAKTLSSSLVVESTLYSFENRFYILVDHASQEEIDLNDLIAIFAEFGSPSTTTKYRVHEYGKLLMEHNALSNIRAIF, from the coding sequence ATGCGATTAGAACGTCTAAATTATGATAAGATCAAAATTTTTCTTACATTAGACGATTTATTAGACAGAGGTCTTACGAAAGAAGATCTATGGCGAAATTCGCTTAAGGTTCAACAGCTTTTTCGCGACATGATTGAACAAGCGAGCGAAGAATTGGATTTCAAACCCACGCAGTTTCTTTCCGTCGAGGTATTTTCCTTGCAAGCACAGGGGATGGTTGTGATCGTCACTACTCGAGACGAAGTTTATGAGGATGACCTGGAGGATGATTACGCAAACGATTATATTGAGATGCAAGTGACGCTCGATGAAAGTCACGACATGTTTTTTGAGTTTCAAACATTTGAAGATGTGATTCAATTAGCAAAAACACTGTCTTCTTCTCTAGTCGTTGAAAGCACCTTGTATTCTTTTGAGAACCGCTTTTATATACTTGTGGATCATGCTTCTCAGGAAGAGATTGATTTAAATGATCTCATCGCCATTTTTGCGGAATTTGGTAGTCCTTCTACAACAACAAAGTATCGCGTGCACGAGTATGGAAAGCTTCTGATGGAACATAATGCGCTATCAAATATTCGCGCCATTTTTTAA
- a CDS encoding MerR family transcriptional regulator — protein sequence MTSQDGKYNIKAISNLVGIQPGTLRAWERRYQILNPVRNDSGHRLYTEEDLKKLKWLAEKVENGFTISQAVSILENEVGHIDTEEEEEVESPRKIRDQLLKLLLAFEEGKSQDLINQAFSLYSVEKVVIEILGSLLVTIGDMWENHKITSAHEHYATQILKNRISMIFYSLPSNGLLPKAIAVCGPEETHEVGLLIFTLFLRRKGFEVIYLGTSIDDNDIETIVEEVNPTFYFMSCTMLHNAPKTVEIARGLAEKFPFLQIGLGGYAFDQMTAAEKKEINGFLLGNTKEHWNKWLQEGLEKESS from the coding sequence ATGACTTCTCAAGACGGAAAATATAATATTAAAGCTATTTCAAATTTAGTAGGGATACAGCCAGGAACCTTACGAGCATGGGAAAGAAGATACCAGATCTTAAATCCGGTTCGTAACGATTCTGGTCATCGTTTGTATACAGAGGAAGATTTAAAAAAGTTGAAGTGGCTAGCAGAAAAAGTGGAGAACGGTTTTACCATTAGCCAAGCAGTGTCCATTTTGGAAAATGAAGTGGGACATATTGATACAGAAGAAGAGGAAGAAGTAGAATCACCTCGTAAAATTCGTGATCAGCTGCTGAAGTTGCTCCTTGCGTTTGAAGAGGGAAAATCTCAAGATTTAATTAACCAAGCATTTAGCCTATATTCGGTTGAAAAGGTGGTTATTGAAATTTTGGGGTCACTGCTCGTTACAATTGGTGATATGTGGGAGAATCATAAAATTACAAGTGCTCATGAGCATTATGCCACTCAAATCTTGAAAAATCGTATTAGCATGATTTTTTATTCTCTTCCATCTAACGGGCTGCTTCCAAAAGCAATTGCCGTGTGTGGACCAGAAGAGACGCATGAGGTAGGGCTACTCATTTTCACTTTATTTTTACGCCGAAAAGGTTTCGAAGTCATTTACCTCGGCACGAGTATTGATGACAACGATATTGAAACGATTGTAGAGGAAGTTAATCCAACGTTTTATTTTATGTCTTGTACGATGCTTCATAATGCACCGAAGACGGTTGAGATTGCCCGCGGATTAGCTGAAAAGTTTCCTTTTTTACAGATCGGTCTCGGAGGATATGCTTTTGATCAGATGACGGCAGCTGAAAAAAAAGAAATCAATGGTTTTTTATTAGGAAACACAAAAGAGCATTGGAACAAATGGCTTCAAGAGGGGCTTGAAAAAGAAAGTTCTTAA
- a CDS encoding metallophosphoesterase gives MGIIVLLLVLGAGLLVYMFAEAKRNRVVYHEVPLADFPDSFGEIRIFFISDIHRRLVSSKLLDQISGTVDLVIIGGDLAEKGVPMEQIRANLKALKKIGPLYFVWGNNDYEVDYHELDALMLNEGVTILDNRAVKFESEKEEILYLLGVDDLSERRDRLDLALSDCEEPGFRLLVSHNPDIVHKIKAEHQISFVLSGHTHGGQIRVFNQGPYEKGGFKKSKNTLLFVSNGYGTTKLPLRLEAKSEANYVTLKKMK, from the coding sequence ATGGGCATTATTGTACTATTACTTGTACTAGGAGCAGGACTGCTTGTATATATGTTTGCGGAGGCAAAACGGAATCGAGTCGTGTATCATGAAGTGCCACTAGCTGATTTTCCTGATAGTTTTGGTGAAATTCGCATTTTCTTTATTTCCGATATTCATCGTCGTCTCGTTTCATCAAAGCTTCTCGATCAGATAAGTGGAACAGTAGATTTAGTGATTATTGGAGGAGATTTGGCTGAAAAAGGTGTCCCGATGGAACAAATTCGAGCAAATCTAAAGGCGTTAAAAAAAATAGGACCGCTATATTTTGTTTGGGGGAATAATGATTATGAAGTCGATTATCATGAGCTAGATGCCTTAATGCTAAATGAAGGGGTCACCATTCTAGATAATCGAGCGGTTAAGTTTGAATCAGAAAAGGAGGAAATTCTCTATCTATTAGGGGTGGATGATTTGTCTGAACGACGTGATCGCCTAGATTTGGCGCTCAGCGACTGTGAAGAGCCTGGTTTTCGTCTGCTTGTCAGCCATAATCCTGATATTGTACATAAAATTAAAGCAGAGCACCAGATCTCCTTCGTGTTAAGTGGGCACACTCATGGAGGGCAAATTCGCGTTTTTAATCAAGGACCTTATGAAAAAGGTGGATTTAAAAAAAGTAAAAATACGTTGTTGTTTGTAAGTAATGGATATGGAACGACCAAACTGCCACTGCGCTTAGAAGCGAAAAGTGAAGCAAATTACGTAACATTGAAAAAAATGAAGTAA
- a CDS encoding DUF2663 family protein — MELSIQALGRETDEATKCFLQNIVDRKVKFDRLERKEKHAKLIALFSSLLFLLYILYALQSVASFHMGVIVDFLFGTSYHLMAILFIAFLYGYGIQLNKKREKAEKEYHDLRCELIKKSTDLWPTEERWEARQHVFKVMKEQFGVNLYHENK, encoded by the coding sequence ATGGAATTGTCTATTCAAGCACTTGGTCGTGAAACAGATGAAGCTACGAAGTGTTTTTTGCAAAATATCGTGGATCGTAAAGTGAAATTTGACCGATTAGAGCGAAAGGAAAAACACGCAAAGCTAATTGCCTTATTTTCATCGCTTTTATTTCTATTATATATACTATATGCGCTCCAATCGGTTGCCTCGTTTCATATGGGAGTAATCGTGGACTTTTTATTTGGAACAAGCTATCATCTCATGGCGATATTGTTCATTGCCTTTTTGTATGGATATGGCATTCAGCTGAATAAAAAAAGAGAAAAAGCAGAGAAAGAATATCATGACCTACGCTGTGAGCTAATCAAAAAAAGCACGGATTTATGGCCGACCGAAGAACGTTGGGAAGCAAGGCAGCACGTGTTTAAAGTGATGAAGGAACAGTTCGGAGTTAATTTATATCACGAGAACAAATAA
- a CDS encoding CPBP family intramembrane glutamic endopeptidase, protein MASKQSEIVAQMSDRQLIGQVYITQGILVVLSLGLGFWLFDHWEQFWKLWKWDPQAIFLFGGISGLIVVVLDNIMMKVLPERLYDDGGINERIFRNRSFKHLTVLCMMIAVTEEILFRGVLQANLGILWASIVFALVHIRYLTKWFLLLSVVVLSFFIGWLFQATGNLCVTIFAHFVIDFLLGMQLKYRNVDE, encoded by the coding sequence ATGGCCTCAAAGCAAAGTGAAATCGTAGCGCAAATGTCAGATCGCCAGTTGATTGGACAAGTATATATCACACAAGGAATATTAGTTGTCCTATCATTGGGACTTGGCTTTTGGCTGTTTGATCATTGGGAACAGTTTTGGAAGCTGTGGAAGTGGGACCCGCAGGCTATCTTTTTATTTGGTGGCATTAGCGGACTTATCGTTGTGGTGCTTGATAATATTATGATGAAAGTATTGCCTGAGCGCTTGTATGATGATGGAGGAATTAACGAACGGATTTTTCGCAACCGCTCATTTAAACATTTAACCGTTCTTTGTATGATGATTGCTGTTACCGAGGAAATTTTGTTTCGTGGGGTTCTTCAAGCGAATCTCGGTATTTTATGGGCGAGCATTGTATTTGCGCTCGTGCATATTCGTTATTTAACCAAATGGTTTTTACTTCTTTCTGTTGTGGTGCTCAGCTTTTTTATTGGATGGTTATTTCAAGCAACGGGGAACTTATGTGTGACGATTTTTGCTCATTTTGTTATTGACTTTTTGCTAGGAATGCAGCTTAAATATAGAAATGTAGATGAATGA